The stretch of DNA AATGTTGAAAATGTCATGTTAGGGGGCGTTATGTGTCGTTTGGCGGTTACACACCATTGTGGAACAAAGAGGAACCGAGGCAGCGGGCGAATTGGGCCTTTGGCCAAAACAATACTCTAATTACTTAACAATAAATTTACTTATCGAAAAATTAgctagtcctttattttttcgGAAAAGCAACATATAGTTTGTAAActgataaaaattgaataacatTTTAGAAAAATGATTAAGTTGTAAAAAATGTGTTGTGGAGTATGTTAAAAAGATTGTGTGTTATTGATAATTCTCTTCAAATGATTCTCatattatatgattattataTGGTACAGATGGTATACTTTGTCTTCACTCCAGCTCTTCTTTATAGCTGCCTTGCTAAAATTATAACTTGGAGGAGCTTGGTTATGCTGTAAGTTTATACATTCCATACATTTTGTATCTAAATGTCGTttggttataaaaaaattaggccTACTCTtgtataaaaacaaaaagaccTCTCATCTCCtaaaaaattcatcattttattttaagtcactacaaaaaaatgtggcattttttttttatcgattATGGCAGTTTTGGACCTCCGCAAATTGATTTGCGGTAGTTTTTGTAAAGCACCACAATTTTGTGTCCCGCAATATTTGAACTATTTTTTTCCGCGCCCATGGTTTATAAAAACCGTTTCTATCCTGATTGATCCATCCAGATGCGAGAAAAATTGGtgttatttttcttcaaaattaggAAATCTAGAGGGAGTgtgatttttaagaaaatagtgGGAGATAAAAAGTAGTTCTCTTgtttaaaatttttcttttccattcatttctccatttaattatttatttgggAATTTAGTTTCTCCATTTAATTGAGTTTGAAATATAGAATAGatgcttaattaattaatataaatactaggtcacattatttttataagtacaaaaccaaaattcattaattttataggaatgaaaaacttatttaactctATCCTTAATAAATTGTGCAGGTGGTTCTTGCCACTAAATATTCTTCTAAGATATATTATTGGGATAGCTCTTGCATGGATTCTAGCTAAAATAACTAGAGCTCCTCGTCATCTCCATGGCCTTGTGATGGCCTCATGTGCTGCAGGCATGTTTATTTACACattcataacttttttttttcttttttttttttcctttaatgaTCTATTAGTATTCAATATATATCTTATAGATAAATTTGATAATTGATGTATGCAGGAAATTTGGGCTCTTTGCCTCTTGTTATAGTTCCAGCTATTTGTAAAGGAAGAACCCATCCTTTTGGTTATGTGGATTCTTGCTACCATAAAGGATTAGCATTTACTTCTCTAACAATGGCAGTATGACACTAACTCACattgtttataattaagtttACATGTGCATGAAATAGTGGAATTGagatttataaattatttgttaaattgtgtttttctaccttaactttcacaaacttacgATTTTAGTTTCTTAACTTTTATAATAGCACCTTTGGTTTGGTCCCTTAACTTTAGTCCATTTTGTAAAAAGTTAGTCCCCACTGATTTTGACTAAGCCAACGCACACAtggacaatgactcacatgCATGCCATGTTAGCAAGACAACACATATGTGGACAGTGACTCAAATGACATGTGAACGTGACATGTGAGTCATTGTCCGCGTTGACTAGGTCAAAATCAGTAGAGGAGCTAACATTTTAACTTGCAAAAGGAGCTAAAACAAAggggtcaaaagtgctattatcaaaattatggaatcaaaattgcaagtttgtgaaaattaaagggataaaattgcaatttaacctaaattatttaattttcactATATGCTTTTTGTTTTGTAGGTAGGACACATTTATGCCTGGTCTCTTGTGTACAATATTCTCCGCATATATACACCTAAGACCAATGTtgtcaaatttgatgaatcCACAAAACTTGAAGAAATTAATAATCTAGAAAACTTTTCAAAATGTTCAACAACAGCATTGGCCCCAATCGAAGAAAAATCATTGTCCAATGATTGCATTGATCAACTAGAAATAGAATGTAAAGTGATTGATGGCCAAGAAAAAAAGGTTGTTGTATTTTCTAATATTTCTTGTATGGTAGAAATCATAATATGAATGATcgagtttattttttatttttacttcatGAATGAGTTGAATGCAAAATAACTCGACTTCATATACTAATAATgatttaattgaattatttaaTAAGATTAATTGGATGCTTTATATTGTCAAGTGTTTCACAGGTACAAGTACAAGAAAAGTCAATCATTATAAAACAATTGAACATATTATTATGTGACAAGGTCAATTTGAAGGCACTATTTGCACCTGCATTGTGGGGAGCGGTATGTCCATATACTACAATATaattcttctctttttcttcttctttttcttactACTTTTCTGATTATTTTCAATCAATACATAATTCATAAGGAAATGGTATATAATTAGTCTCCTTTGTTATAAACTAATGTATACAAAATCATAACACCCTAAAATCGACAAAGTGACACGTatttacattcaatcacttttatattttctgcatcgTGTGTGAGTGATTCATATATAGTTTGATATGCTTGAGTAAGTGTTAGACTAATGCATACTTTAAACAGGCTTAAAAATTTTGGTTATCTAATTGAAGAATTTATTCATGTAGATCTTTGGAGTAGTAATTGGCATAGTTCCTCAATTTCGAAAACTACTAGTTGGTGAAAATGCTCCTCTCCATGTGGTTCAAACATCTATAGTTATGTTGGGGTGAGTATCCTTAACCATCTATTTGATTATTATACTATTAAGGATAAGGATTAAGGATAAAACTTTAGTACATTATAACACAACATTAATATTGTTCTCTACTACAAAGATAGGAAAATTGTCACCAATAATTTTGAAAGAATGTGAAAAAGATATggcttctaaaaaaaaaaaatgtttctgtGAGAGGATTATAAGAAGAGTACTTAGCATTTAAGTTAGCCCTTATATTATTAAAAGCTAATATAAGCTTAAATATCTTTTTGGTCTCTTATTTTACCTACAACAAGAATTTAGTCGTcgttcaattttaaaattcgggTTTATGGTCTCCTAATTTTACACGTTTTTGCGATTTTGATTCTAGTGATTTTTGTCTCTATAAGCGGTGAATTTTGTTccaaaagtgattttttttttgtaagctCTATTCAAGTTTAAAATTGTGGCAAAAAATCATCACTTTTTAGTTAAAACTTAAGTTGAGACCAAAATTTTACAATAATATGTGAaattttagaataaaaaatCCGAATTTTGAAATGGGGGACTAAAATCCTGTTTGAGGTAAAATAGAAGTTCAGCAGTgtatttaagcctaaaatagATTATATTCCATTTCCTTTTACCATTTATTTGGTTTTCAGGGATGCATGTATTCCAGCAATGATCTTGTTAGTTGGAGCAAATCTTCTTAAGGGTAATTAATCAATTACCAcaataaaatgaatttttttcaactttgtCTTTCATCTATTGAGTTTGAGTTAAATTGAGCTATTACATTTAATAATGAATTATGTGAGGGcataaaatgaatgaattttcAGGTTTAAAGGGATTAGGAAAGAAGATTCCACTTGTTGTTGGTATTATTGTGGTTATGTATATTGCATTGCCAGCAATAGGTATAGCCATTGTGAAAGGTGCAGTTCATTTCAGCTTCATAAGCTCTGATCCATTATATCAATTTGTTTTGCTACTTCACTATGCTGTTCCTCCTGCTGTATCTGTTAGtaagttatttatttatcatacttcaacattattattactacttgtttcaaaaaaatgatGATATATCTTACGAAAAAACCATTTCCACGAACGTAATCATGTCCACCAATTGATCAACCGTTATTGTCTTCCTAGAGAAAATAGATCTGTTTCCGTCTTTCTAAATGGATCAACACAACTACATGCCAGAAAAAATAAAGTTGTTTCCGTCTTTCTAGATGGACAACACAACTAACACAACTGAATGTCAGATCAAAGTCAAATTTAACATAACTCTCACCTCCTCTCGTAGACCCAGAAAagatcaaacaaacaaaataacttGTTTGGCAAGACAAACACTCACTCTAACCACCTAAAAATACTATACCAAACTATAAGGACGAAATCACAAGTGACAAACAAATGACTTGCCGACTCATttgaagaaacaaacaaaaaaaacacacacacacacacacacaaagtacCACTAAAATCCACAATAACTCTTTTTATTAGatgatattgtgttatcctaaatTCTTATTTTGACATTGAATGTTGGAAAGGTAATGACTCTTTATAAATGTGTTAGGTACAATGACTCAATTGCTTGGAGTTGGTCAAAGTGAATGCTCACTTATCATGTTTGCAACTTATTCTTCAGCTCCAATTTTGCTTACCCTTTGGTGTACAGTTTTTATGTGGCTTGTGCTATAAACTATAATTTATCTAAATTAGCACTGAAGTAGAAGATGTATAATGATTTTACTCAACATATATAGAAGTGTGTaatgttaattaatttgaaatattatcgATTGTTCATCTTAAGATCAATAATATTATACTATctctgaatttttttataagaaacaaatatatctataaaaactaatgtatttagactaaatacatgaTTTTTATTGACtctgatttttttataaaataagatcGGAGGGAGTAAACTATCGACCAAAACTAATTGTAGGGTTGGATGTTTTAATTAAATGACTATAGAACATCGTGGAATCTAGTAAGTAGTAACATGTGATTGGATAAATGTATGTTTAATCCTTTCATGTGAGATTTTGATGTACCTTTACAGTTTAAATGAGAATTCACTCATAGAAAGGGAAATGTGGAGATATGCTTGTTAAAAATGGGGTATACCATCAAATTTCTTATTTGTCCAACCTCACCAAACCCATTTATCTTAGTTCTTCATAAAAGATTCACTTTCTCTCCCTCTTGAAATTACATTTTTGCCCATGTAAATAAAGTTCGGAAcatattttattaactttttcattCAAATGTAATTATCTtgcgtgtatatatatatatatatatatatatatatatatatatatatatatatatatatataaataaagtaatcctaaaaaaataatctaatttaaatattatttttaacagcaaaatatAATGTCAGGAAGATAAGAGAATCTTGAGGGGGGGTGGGGGAAGAGAAACCTTCATTCTTCATAGTGTGACATTTGAGAAAGCCCAATAAACAAATAGAGTTTGGGCTGCAATATGGTTTTTGGAAACGGAACTTTTTTTTCTACCTCAATAGTTGTCCATCgaccccaacattaattttgaatagaCGAATTTTtcctcatatataaactaaaaccttgaaaaaaaaaaatttgattaccgaaacactttaaaaaaattgttctggtatgtaaatattttttggttaccggaacactttggaaataAGTGTTCAGTATatgaaatttttctaaatttgatATGATTTTGTTACTGATTTTTATTCTCTCCTTCTATGATTTTTTTGGTTCTTTCTGAGTTCTCAATTATTTTTccggctaatgctacggtggaccaccttcacaagtggtccaccgtggacaagcgATCTATCGAATATGaaatttattgttggattgaaagtttatatcgtatagatcatccataaattttttaaaattttttgaaaatcatttgatatgttattgagacctatcaagatttacgttatttaataaaccgttaatcttgatgtgtctcaataacatatcaaataattttcaatttttctaaaattttctatggatgatctatatgatataaactttcaatccaacggtggattttgtaaaattcgtattcgttataatgttattcatgactggtccaccatggaccacttaatgaagtgatccatattagaatttacgttatttttcctatttttccTCTAATCTTTTGGTTTCTATTTATATAGACTTTGTTGATGAACTCTTATGACCAATGGATAAAATTGAGTTTGCATTATTATATGCTTTGTAGAAAAAATGGATTTGCAAAGTTAGAAAAGGAATGAAGTTGCTAAACTTTTGCTTGGAGTGTCAATTTGGTGAAGATTGAGCTTTATTTTGGAAAAAGTTGAAAAATCAAAAGCTGAAAATAGGGAGGAGGcagttcttttcttttattttgttgcatgttcaattacaaatatattttcatgttattttatatttattagtttGTTCAATTACAAATTTTACCAAATATTTCAAACTCAGACTATGTTTGATAAAAAGTAGCCTATGACAGATAAACTACATAATAACTTGAGCTTATAACACTAATTTGTCTTTACCAAAGGTTTGccaaaaatcaattaatttagGTATACTCTATATCATTTACGTCTTCGAATAGAATACTAGAGCATGAAAATGGATCTTaagtttaaaataattatagtaCAAGCCACATAAAAAATGTGCTCCATAGTGTAAGTGAAAATGCAGCACAAGAATAAGTTGCCAACATAATAACTGAGCATTCACCCTCACTAGCTCCAAATAATTGAGTAATTGTACCTGCaacattaataaataaattaagtacattttcaactaaaaaaaagTGTCAAATTTTATAGACACATAAAATGGATAAATTAAAGATATTGAACATGCAACTAAGcatagacaatttttttttgaaaaactcaGTATCCAGTGTAAGAACGACTAATTTGGAGCCGAATCCCACGTCCATTAGTTGGAGTTTTAATGGAAGTCGGAATATAACTCTGTATGGACCAGCCGAACACatgaattgaaacaaaaaaaaaaatattattaagttTGTTAAACAACTTACTCATGGCTACTGCAGGTGGAAGAGCAAATTGAAGGAGTAAAATGAACTGATACAATGGATCAGGATGGATCAACCCAAAATGAATAGCACCTTTAACAATTCCTATACCTATTGCTGGCAAGGCTATAAATCTAACCACAATAATACCAACAACAATTGGAAATTGCTTTCCTAATCCTTTTAAacctgaaaaaaataaaaaattgccaTCACATTTATTTCCAAATAAACTAATGTactatttaaattttgatacattttatccttaaaaaattgacaatttttttatttagttaccCTTTATAAGATTTGCTCCAACCAACAAGGTCATTGCAGGAATACCTGCATCCCTACAAATCAAAGAAGTATAATAATGTTAATATATAAAAGTATATTGTAAATTTTTAATGCCAAACATGGATGCAGAGGATATTGACCAATTTTAGGATACTTACCCCACCATGACTAGAGAGTCTTGAATAACACCAAGAGGAGCATtgtttacaatcaagatttttctAAATATAGGAACAACGCCAATTATTAAACCAACAATCTGTTTAGAAATGGAGACGAAAAATgttaagaataatatttttttgtaacggATGTTAAGAATAAGTATTACCAAGGTTTCAttatgcttatcaaaaaaaaaaaaaaaaaaaaaaaaaaaaaaaaaccaaggtTTCATTATTTTTCAACTTAATTGTCAAGTAAGTATATATAGTTAAGTTAGTACCGTAGGGTCATGCGATGGGACAGCTAGGTGGATCATTTACGTTGGGCATATGAGCAACCATACAAAGTGTTCAACTGTGTGATGATCACCTTTGTTAGAAAGACTTTTGATACAAGGAGTCGGTCGAAACCTTTGTCGAACCATCAACTCTGGGTCACGATGGGGCAGCTAGGGGATCATtcacattgggcttaagaacaaccATACAGTAAATTAGACGGTACAGTTTTACCCAAAACTTTAAGacgttaggtttatgggtcatctcatatataaagtgttaacctccacttttctaaagaatgtgagacttaactcagcTCACAATTGTCACAACAAGTACTAGCtagttaatattatatattaccaATGTTCATACTTTTTTCGTTTTAACCGAACTGGCAACCACCACTAAATTTCACACACATAATTGTGAAGTTTCAGATTCAAACCCAAAACCCAAATAATGATGTACAACTTAACAATATCGGTATTGTTAGTTGAGCTATGACTTTATTGAACTTACTAGTGATCATTCTAAATTTTGGTCAATAGCTAAGCAAACACTAGTCAATAATTGTTCGAGTTAATATTCGAATTCGGATTCTCGAACAATTTATCCTTTATCGAAGTTCCTTAATCACTTGATACAAACATctaaatgaaaaatatgaaaaatagaaatttgaCATACCGCTCCAATGGTGGCCGGTGCAAATAGTGCCTTCAATTTCATCTTTTCTGCTAATACTTTTAGTTGTTTCAtaatcttttcattttttggttcCTATAAAAACAACTCttgaaaatataagaaaataaaatagatgcTAGCTTAGTGAATGGAATATAGTTTATGAATCCATATTAGCATTAAAAACTTCTTCCAATTTGATAAAACTTGTTTCACATAGATAATACATTCACTAGAAACTATCATttagtaattaaatatttttcttagaagaaaaaaaaacagagaaaattAAAGACTTAATCTAGCAACACCAATAGTGTCGGTTAGCATAAAGAAATCAATTTCATAATCCAATTATATATGAATAAGAATTTCATATAATTAGATTATGAACTCtagacatcacattttatatgcatgcAGGAGTCAAAACTCGAACTTCAGACActcaatttattcattttaaaaatatgaaattttagtcactaaactacttagcaaaaacaaaaaaaaatgatttaaagcTACCTTTGTTGGTTCAATAGAATTTgtaaattcaatttcaaattgcTTCACATGATTTGTGTGTGGCCTATCTTTTGAAATGTTTTCTGGATCATTTTCTAATGCAGAATCTGGACTAATCATGGAATCATCAACTTTAACTTCATTGGTAATCTTGCTTGAATATATACGTACAATGTTGTACACAATTGACCATATATAAACGGTTCCTAtctgaaaaaccaaaaaacaaaaacagattaaaaaaaaaaatgttattctCCAAGTAATgattaaatttttattcaaaggTTGACTTTGTTATACTTATGTTAACCCTAAATTAATAAATCTCATACATAAATCCAAATGTTTAAATTTTCTGATTGGATGAGTGGTAAAAGTTTGGCAAAATCAAGGTGTCACAATTATTTCATTAAAGCTATTAAAATTGCGGTGGATTAATGTGATTTTGTCAACCTTACTATAGTTACCACTAATTCAAATATGCGTAAGTCTAGTCAGTATCATACCGCCATCGATAGAGAAGCATAAGCAAGTCCCTTTCTATGACAACTATCCGCGTCTCCAAAAGGGTTGCCTCTTTGTATACATACAGCTGGGACAATAATTAGGGGCAAATTTCCTAGATTTCCTGCATACATCATATCAAATTTGTCTTTAACGTGATTTTTCTTTAtccatataaagataattaagaCTATATTGTTCGTAGTCAACAATATTTCACATTCACATAATTAGCGCATCAATAACTATTTGATTGAGATTAGATAGTTCAAAATATGCATTAAAATCTTAACTCATCCACGTCTACCACCgatatatatatagattgcGTGAATTTAGGGTTTTGCAAATGTTAGTGATTCTACCTACCTGCAGCACAACAGCCCAAGACAAGGCCTTGAAGATGATGAGGAACTCTCATCAATTTAACAAGTAACCATCCAAGAGCTGCCCCAATTATAAATGTGAGAAGAATATTCAATGGCATAAACCACCTACATAATTCATGAAAACACATATAAATTTCTAATCCAAATAATATGAAGTTTTTTCTAAAGAAAATGTTGTTgtattatataagaaaaaaaattacttacaaTGTAATGATGCTCCTTGATGTTACTGTTTCAGCTAGGCTGCCACAAACAAGAGCGGGAAGGAAGACAAAAAATACaatctatattaaaaaaaaaaagagttaattATCATATACTCCCACATTCTTAAAATCCTCCAAAATATATATTCTCTCCAAATTAACTAATACGGAcagatttatttatattagtttATGACAATCCAAATGTACGTGTAAAATGCttctaaaaaaattagaattgtTTACACTCTGGATTCGCACACTAGGATGTGTAAAATGCtcactttaaatttttttactttcaaatgtaatttttcaagattttttttatttacccATCCACAAGAAGTCTAACATAACTTCACTCTAAAATTATTATAGGAAGTTTATATATCACACTAGagttaattaataaaatctAATATCTTACACTATACTTTAAAAATTTCTGTAAAATGTTTGcttcttatttttcaatatttttacacaaatacaccaatttgagctgaagaATCTGACTGAATGAGAATCAAAGAGCTCTTTCGATATGGACATGAACCTTATTTATAGGTGAAGTACAAAAAAGAATTACATG from Trifolium pratense cultivar HEN17-A07 linkage group LG5, ARS_RC_1.1, whole genome shotgun sequence encodes:
- the LOC123883409 gene encoding protein PIN-LIKES 3-like, which encodes MNFLKLFLVALAPVMNTLIIAVIGAILALDNIGILRKNTKKHLNIMVYFVFTPALLYSCLAKIITWRSLVMLWFLPLNILLRYIIGIALAWILAKITRAPRHLHGLVMASCAAGNLGSLPLVIVPAICKGRTHPFGYVDSCYHKGLAFTSLTMAVGHIYAWSLVYNILRIYTPKTNVVKFDESTKLEEINNLENFSKCSTTALAPIEEKSLSNDCIDQLEIECKVIDGQEKKVQVQEKSIIIKQLNILLCDKVNLKALFAPALWGAIFGVVIGIVPQFRKLLVGENAPLHVVQTSIVMLGDACIPAMILLVGANLLKGLKGLGKKIPLVVGIIVVMYIALPAIGIAIVKGAVHFSFISSDPLYQFVLLLHYAVPPAVSVSTMTQLLGVGQSECSLIMFATYSSAPILLTLWCTVFMWLVL
- the LOC123883410 gene encoding protein PIN-LIKES 3-like isoform X1, with protein sequence MEFWKLFVVALMPVLKVLLITVLGTFLALDRLDILSSETARKNLNTIVFFVFLPALVCGSLAETVTSRSIITLWFMPLNILLTFIIGAALGWLLVKLMRVPHHLQGLVLGCCAAGNLGNLPLIIVPAVCIQRGNPFGDADSCHRKGLAYASLSMAIGTVYIWSIVYNIVRIYSSKITNEVKVDDSMISPDSALENDPENISKDRPHTNHVKQFEIEFTNSIEPTKEPKNEKIMKQLKVLAEKMKLKALFAPATIGAIVGLIIGVVPIFRKILIVNNAPLGVIQDSLVMVGDAGIPAMTLLVGANLIKGLKGLGKQFPIVVGIIVVRFIALPAIGIGIVKGAIHFGLIHPDPLYQFILLLQFALPPAVAMSTITQLFGASEGECSVIMLATYSCAAFSLTLWSTFFMWLVL
- the LOC123883410 gene encoding protein PIN-LIKES 3-like isoform X2, producing the protein MPLNILLTFIIGAALGWLLVKLMRVPHHLQGLVLGCCAAGNLGNLPLIIVPAVCIQRGNPFGDADSCHRKGLAYASLSMAIGTVYIWSIVYNIVRIYSSKITNEVKVDDSMISPDSALENDPENISKDRPHTNHVKQFEIEFTNSIEPTKEPKNEKIMKQLKVLAEKMKLKALFAPATIGAIVGLIIGVVPIFRKILIVNNAPLGVIQDSLVMVGDAGIPAMTLLVGANLIKGLKGLGKQFPIVVGIIVVRFIALPAIGIGIVKGAIHFGLIHPDPLYQFILLLQFALPPAVAMSTITQLFGASEGECSVIMLATYSCAAFSLTLWSTFFMWLVL